From Methanoculleus oceani, a single genomic window includes:
- a CDS encoding methionine synthase, which produces MTLMSKRLPTTVVGSYPVVKGSGVRALMDPLKHAVEVAVADQIDAGIDIISDGQVRGDMIRAFTSHLPGIRGSSVVGKVQPAQRPITLADTKYALSRHPKVKGILTGPSTLAHGLSLETPFYRNKDELVLDLAQALAVEAGYLQDAGVTLLQIDEPIFSTGAANIAVGREAVNAIVGRLRVPVCLHVCGGLERVIDDVLRTDVAVFDFEFANNPQNLEVLSGKDLRGRMIGCGCVDSADPGVESVEAIRKRIEAGIDVFSPEAMLIDPDCGLRMQSRDAALGKLKNMVVAAGEARAEYTG; this is translated from the coding sequence ATGACGTTGATGAGCAAGCGCCTGCCCACCACGGTGGTCGGGAGCTATCCGGTGGTGAAAGGCTCGGGGGTTCGCGCCCTCATGGACCCGCTGAAACACGCGGTGGAGGTAGCGGTCGCCGACCAGATCGATGCCGGGATCGATATCATCTCCGACGGCCAGGTCCGGGGCGACATGATCCGGGCCTTCACCTCCCACCTTCCCGGCATCCGCGGGTCTTCGGTCGTCGGGAAGGTCCAGCCCGCCCAGCGCCCCATCACGCTCGCGGATACGAAGTATGCCCTCTCCCGTCACCCGAAGGTGAAGGGGATCCTCACCGGGCCGAGCACGCTCGCGCACGGCCTTTCGCTCGAGACCCCGTTCTACCGGAACAAGGACGAACTGGTTCTCGACCTCGCCCAGGCGCTCGCCGTCGAGGCGGGCTACCTCCAGGACGCTGGGGTCACGCTCCTCCAGATAGACGAGCCTATCTTCTCCACGGGGGCCGCAAACATCGCCGTCGGCCGCGAGGCGGTGAACGCGATCGTCGGCAGGCTCCGGGTGCCGGTATGCCTCCACGTCTGCGGGGGCCTCGAGCGCGTCATCGACGACGTCCTCCGGACGGATGTCGCCGTATTCGACTTCGAGTTCGCGAACAACCCCCAAAACCTCGAGGTGCTCTCGGGGAAGGATCTGCGCGGACGGATGATCGGCTGCGGGTGCGTGGACTCGGCCGATCCCGGCGTCGAGAGCGTCGAGGCCATCCGCAAACGGATCGAGGCCGGTATCGACGTATTCTCGCCGGAGGCCATGCTCATCGACCCGGACTGCGGTCTGCGGATGCAGTCGCGGGATGCGGCACTTGGAAAACTGAAAAATATGGTTGTTGCGGCGGGCGAGGCCCGGGCCGAGTATACCGGCTAG
- a CDS encoding sulfurtransferase TusA family protein — translation MYADKTVSCVGICQSPMLSIEEEMETLNMGQVLQVTTDKPDLVGTVRSWAGENGHTIEEEHVASGVTTLIVRKGAAATAETK, via the coding sequence ATGTACGCGGATAAAACGGTGAGTTGTGTCGGGATCTGCCAGTCGCCGATGCTCTCGATCGAGGAGGAGATGGAAACGCTCAACATGGGACAGGTCCTGCAGGTGACGACCGATAAACCGGACCTCGTCGGAACGGTCAGGTCCTGGGCCGGTGAGAACGGGCATACGATCGAGGAAGAGCACGTCGCGAGCGGCGTAACGACCCTCATCGTGCGCAAGGGAGCGGCGGCAACGGCAGAGACGAAGTGA
- a CDS encoding pyruvoyl-dependent arginine decarboxylase has translation MFVPTKCFFTKGVGIHKDKLASFELALRQAGIEKYNLVYVSSIFPPNCQLVSKEEGLKDLSPGSIVYVVMARNETNEPSRLASAAIGHAMPKESNTYGYLSEHHAFGETAEVSGEYAEDLAATMLATTLGIEFDPDKAWQEREQIYKASGRIINTTHTCQSAKGDMSGRWTTVLAAAVFL, from the coding sequence ATGTTCGTTCCGACCAAGTGTTTCTTTACGAAGGGTGTGGGCATCCACAAAGACAAACTGGCATCGTTTGAACTGGCTCTCAGGCAGGCGGGCATCGAGAAGTACAACCTGGTCTACGTCTCGAGTATCTTTCCCCCGAACTGCCAGCTGGTCTCGAAGGAGGAGGGCTTAAAGGACCTCTCTCCGGGCAGCATCGTCTACGTTGTCATGGCCCGGAACGAGACCAACGAACCGAGCCGGCTCGCATCCGCCGCCATCGGCCACGCGATGCCCAAGGAGAGCAACACCTACGGCTACCTCTCCGAGCACCACGCCTTCGGCGAGACTGCAGAGGTCTCGGGCGAATACGCAGAAGACCTTGCGGCAACCATGCTCGCGACAACGCTCGGGATCGAGTTCGACCCGGACAAAGCGTGGCAGGAGCGGGAACAGATCTATAAGGCGAGCGGTCGGATCATCAACACGACCCACACCTGCCAGTCGGCAAAAGGGGATATGAGCGGTCGCTGGACGACGGTCCTCGCCGCAGCGGTCTTCCTGTAA
- the aspS gene encoding aspartate--tRNA(Asn) ligase codes for MRLPIRAVTPETESAEIIGWVHEVRDLGGLSFFLIRDRTGIIQVTIPKKKVPAEILDVARSVSRESVVRVQGRVKAIEKAPGGREIVPEELEIISVAESPLPLDVAEKVPAEMDTRVDSRFLDARKPRVRAIFFIRSAVTCAATSFLSSRGCVDIATPKIVAAATEGGTELFPIAYFEKEAFMNQSPQLYKQMMMAAGFEGVFEIGPIFRAEEHNTVRHLNEATSLDVEVSFADHNDVMELLEDLIVHVYGAVARDCSEHLAELGVDLAVPAKPFPRIPYVEAIEIANRTVEEKLSFGDDLSPAAERAIGDTIGQHYFIVDWPTDIRPYYAMPYPEKPEFCKAFDLMHPRMELSSGAQRVHNHDNLVERIRAKGLSPESFEFYLKAFRYGMPPHAGWGLGIERLVMTMLDLQNIREAVLFPRDRHRLTP; via the coding sequence ATGCGTCTACCAATACGGGCCGTAACCCCGGAAACCGAATCCGCAGAGATCATCGGCTGGGTGCACGAGGTCCGCGATCTCGGAGGACTCTCGTTCTTCCTGATCCGCGACCGGACCGGCATCATCCAGGTGACCATCCCGAAGAAGAAGGTCCCGGCAGAGATCCTTGATGTCGCCCGGAGCGTCTCGCGAGAGTCCGTGGTCAGGGTCCAGGGGAGGGTAAAGGCGATCGAGAAAGCCCCCGGCGGGCGCGAGATTGTTCCCGAGGAACTCGAGATCATCAGCGTCGCAGAGAGCCCGCTTCCGCTCGACGTCGCCGAGAAGGTGCCCGCGGAGATGGATACGAGGGTCGACTCCCGGTTCCTGGACGCGAGGAAACCGCGTGTCCGCGCCATCTTCTTCATCCGCTCGGCGGTGACCTGTGCCGCCACCTCCTTCCTCTCCTCCCGGGGCTGCGTCGACATCGCCACCCCCAAGATCGTCGCCGCCGCTACCGAGGGCGGCACCGAACTCTTCCCGATCGCCTACTTCGAGAAAGAGGCGTTCATGAACCAGAGCCCGCAGCTCTATAAACAGATGATGATGGCTGCCGGGTTCGAGGGGGTCTTCGAGATCGGCCCCATCTTCCGCGCCGAGGAGCACAACACCGTCCGGCACCTCAACGAGGCCACGTCGCTCGATGTCGAGGTCTCGTTTGCCGACCACAACGACGTCATGGAACTCCTCGAAGACCTGATCGTCCACGTCTACGGCGCTGTCGCGAGGGACTGCAGCGAACACCTCGCGGAACTCGGGGTCGACCTCGCGGTCCCGGCAAAACCGTTCCCCCGTATCCCGTATGTGGAAGCGATCGAGATCGCGAACCGCACCGTCGAGGAGAAACTCTCCTTCGGCGACGACCTCTCCCCGGCTGCCGAGCGGGCGATCGGGGATACGATCGGGCAACACTACTTCATCGTCGACTGGCCGACCGACATCAGGCCTTACTACGCGATGCCCTACCCGGAGAAGCCCGAGTTTTGCAAGGCGTTCGACCTGATGCACCCCCGGATGGAACTCTCCTCCGGCGCCCAGCGTGTGCACAACCATGATAACCTTGTAGAGCGGATCCGTGCCAAGGGACTCTCTCCGGAGAGTTTCGAGTTTTACTTGAAGGCGTTCCGCTACGGCATGCCCCCGCACGCCGGATGGGGGCTCGGCATCGAGCGCCTGGTGATGACGATGCTCGACCTGCAAAACATCCGCGAGGCGGTGCTCTTCCCGCGTGACCGGCACAGACTGACCCCATGA
- the cofD gene encoding 2-phospho-L-lactate transferase produces the protein MITFLSGGTGTPKLLRGMRELLDDRDIAVIVNTAEDTWLSGNHLSPDIDTVMYLFAGILDTNRWWGIRNDSYITHDLLARLGIDEYIAVGDQDRAVHVARGEMLRSGIRLTGATAALCRNLGVRATVLPMTDSVVTTYVRTGQGEMHFQEYWVKHRGEMAIDGVSRRFGEPPVATDEVIGAIEASDAVVIGPSNPVTSISPILECAGVREALRRQCVIAVSPFIGDTPVSGPAAALMQAFGKEASSAGTYGLYEDFVDLFIQDTRDPVGLEGALRLDTLMVNRGKSLDLAKSILTLIYGC, from the coding sequence ATGATAACCTTCCTCTCGGGCGGGACCGGGACCCCGAAGCTCCTCCGCGGGATGCGGGAGCTGCTGGACGACCGGGATATCGCGGTCATCGTCAATACGGCCGAGGACACGTGGCTCTCCGGCAACCACCTCTCGCCCGACATCGATACGGTCATGTACCTCTTTGCGGGCATCCTCGACACCAACCGGTGGTGGGGGATCCGCAATGACTCTTACATCACCCACGACCTCCTCGCGAGGCTCGGCATCGACGAGTACATCGCCGTCGGGGACCAGGACCGGGCGGTGCACGTTGCGCGAGGGGAGATGCTCAGGAGCGGGATAAGGCTCACCGGGGCAACCGCGGCGCTCTGCCGGAACCTGGGCGTCCGGGCGACCGTTCTCCCGATGACCGACTCCGTCGTGACGACCTACGTCCGCACCGGTCAGGGCGAGATGCACTTCCAGGAGTACTGGGTGAAGCACCGGGGTGAAATGGCGATCGACGGCGTGAGCCGGCGGTTCGGGGAGCCTCCGGTCGCGACCGACGAGGTCATCGGGGCGATCGAGGCGAGCGACGCCGTGGTGATCGGCCCGAGCAACCCGGTCACGAGCATATCGCCGATCCTGGAGTGCGCCGGGGTGAGGGAGGCGCTCCGCCGGCAGTGCGTCATCGCGGTCAGCCCGTTCATCGGCGATACGCCGGTCAGCGGCCCGGCGGCGGCCCTGATGCAGGCCTTCGGAAAAGAGGCTTCATCGGCCGGGACCTACGGTCTTTACGAGGATTTCGTGGATCTCTTCATCCAGGATACCCGGGACCCGGTCGGGCTTGAAGGCGCGTTGCGCCTGGACACCCTCATGGTCAACCGGGGCAAGAGCCTCGACCTCGCGAAGAGCATCCTGACGCTGATCTACGGGTGCTGA
- a CDS encoding sulfurtransferase TusA family protein, with amino-acid sequence MEPEKKPAAVVDCIGLYCPMPIAMTKEAIERLDVGEVLLIEADDPAAEEDIRRWANRVGHEIVKFEKDDGVMRFSIRKMK; translated from the coding sequence GTGGAACCTGAGAAGAAACCCGCGGCGGTCGTGGACTGTATCGGGCTCTACTGCCCCATGCCGATCGCGATGACAAAAGAGGCGATCGAGAGACTCGACGTCGGAGAGGTGCTCCTGATCGAGGCGGACGACCCCGCCGCGGAGGAGGATATCCGGCGCTGGGCGAACCGGGTGGGGCACGAGATCGTGAAGTTCGAGAAGGATGACGGCGTCATGAGGTTCTCCATCCGGAAGATGAAATGA
- a CDS encoding HEAT repeat domain-containing protein, with product MGLWNRFGVRKQEEETAAASVDAEEDARMAGLAESLESADIATRWRAVRAFGEMGEAAVLPLMKALEDEDWCIRRAAAGALGRAGPAAIPHLIGTFSYADDAVREDAAWALRLIGSPAVDALKQAAREGDGAIRCGALEALGSGHAGDVFLEALGDDDPRVRRCAIAGVRRSGDERGMESLVGLLRDPDEQVRSLAADALSGFGDGAVSPCIEALGDDDEDLRRRSAAVLARIGAPAVGSLSAALRDERPSVRRWAARVLGEVRAGEAVAPLIETLSDPDREVRRYACGALADIGAPAVGPLIEALGNGDEAARHRAMEALWRAGEAAAPALIDLAGTGDAGTRRESTIVLGEIGAPGASEALQTLLQDPDRDVRREAFEALETIKARGDLA from the coding sequence ATGGGACTGTGGAACCGGTTTGGCGTGCGCAAGCAGGAGGAGGAGACAGCGGCAGCATCTGTCGATGCAGAGGAGGATGCCCGGATGGCAGGCCTCGCGGAATCGCTCGAGAGCGCCGATATCGCGACCCGGTGGAGAGCGGTCCGGGCGTTCGGCGAGATGGGGGAAGCGGCGGTGCTCCCGCTGATGAAAGCCCTCGAGGATGAGGACTGGTGCATCCGGCGGGCGGCTGCAGGCGCCCTCGGGCGGGCGGGGCCGGCGGCGATCCCTCACCTCATCGGGACCTTCTCGTACGCGGACGACGCCGTGCGTGAAGACGCCGCCTGGGCGCTCCGGTTGATCGGAAGCCCGGCGGTGGACGCCCTGAAGCAGGCGGCCCGTGAAGGGGACGGCGCGATCCGCTGTGGAGCCCTGGAGGCGCTCGGGAGCGGCCATGCCGGGGACGTATTCCTGGAGGCGCTCGGCGACGACGACCCCCGGGTGCGGCGGTGCGCGATCGCCGGGGTGCGGCGGTCGGGGGACGAGCGCGGCATGGAGAGCCTTGTCGGCCTCCTTCGCGACCCGGACGAGCAGGTCCGGTCTCTCGCCGCCGATGCGCTCTCCGGTTTCGGGGACGGTGCGGTCTCTCCCTGCATCGAGGCGCTCGGCGACGACGACGAGGATCTCCGGCGGCGAAGTGCGGCCGTTCTTGCCCGTATCGGTGCTCCGGCGGTCGGCTCCCTCTCGGCCGCCCTCCGTGACGAACGGCCGTCCGTCCGCCGGTGGGCTGCGCGGGTGCTCGGGGAGGTCCGGGCCGGGGAAGCGGTCGCCCCGCTCATCGAGACGCTCTCCGACCCCGACCGGGAGGTCAGGCGGTACGCCTGCGGTGCGCTCGCGGATATCGGTGCGCCGGCCGTCGGCCCGCTCATCGAAGCCCTCGGGAACGGCGACGAGGCTGCCCGGCACCGGGCGATGGAGGCACTCTGGCGGGCCGGAGAGGCGGCGGCACCGGCCCTGATCGATCTGGCCGGCACCGGCGACGCCGGGACCCGGCGAGAGTCCACCATCGTCCTCGGCGAGATCGGTGCCCCCGGGGCATCCGAGGCGCTGCAGACCCTCCTCCAGGATCCCGACAGGGACGTCCGGCGGGAAGCGTTCGAGGCGCTGGAGACGATCAAGGCACGGGGAGATCTCGCCTGA
- a CDS encoding class I adenylate-forming enzyme family protein, which translates to MPNCTTFLDANACNPKKVALVVPSTGESYTRADLLDRASRVGRGLLDLGVGRGERVCIYLDSSAEYLVSYLALWRIGAVAVPTNRVYRESEVLYAVRDAGASAVITDVEGAALVGRIRDRAPTLRHIVAVGGEAAGATPWTDLLRAPADLRAAHCRFDDLCQIQYTSGTTGKPKGAMLTHGNWIAAMDAERDVLRITDTDVYLGIYPMGHVGVSWGIATLRAGGTYVVMERFDLSRYLDLARDHRATIVAGMPPVIHSLLQTPPGTETALATARVMISGGGPLTPGVWKPFHERFNIPIVNAYGLSETVVVGTGTAIRPEHYATADEFRSVGTPVGFSEVKIVAADDPGRELPPGEDGEIALRGPGVALGYWQMPEETGAAFLPDGWFLTGDVGHLDRTGMLYITDRKKDMIVMSGWKVYPTEVEDVLVQHPGVRDAAVFGCSDEHRGEVPVAVVVPSGEDVAPDDIIAFARERLAGYKVPRRVILAGEIPRVNGWKLLRKRLREEYCAAAGVQDRT; encoded by the coding sequence ATGCCGAATTGTACCACGTTTCTCGACGCCAACGCCTGTAACCCCAAAAAAGTCGCTCTCGTCGTTCCCTCCACCGGAGAGTCCTACACCCGTGCCGACCTCCTGGACCGGGCCTCCCGGGTCGGACGCGGCCTCCTCGACCTCGGGGTCGGGCGCGGGGAGCGGGTCTGCATTTACCTGGACAGTTCGGCGGAGTACCTGGTGAGTTACCTCGCCCTCTGGCGTATCGGCGCCGTCGCCGTCCCGACGAACCGGGTCTACCGGGAGAGCGAGGTCCTCTACGCCGTCCGAGACGCAGGAGCCTCCGCCGTCATCACCGACGTAGAGGGTGCGGCCCTCGTCGGGCGCATCCGGGACCGGGCACCGACGCTCCGGCATATCGTCGCCGTCGGCGGCGAGGCTGCGGGCGCAACCCCCTGGACCGACCTCCTCCGGGCACCGGCGGACCTCCGTGCCGCCCACTGCCGGTTCGACGACCTCTGCCAGATCCAGTACACCTCCGGCACCACGGGAAAACCGAAGGGCGCCATGCTCACCCACGGGAACTGGATCGCGGCCATGGATGCCGAGCGGGACGTCCTCCGGATCACCGATACGGACGTCTACCTCGGGATCTACCCGATGGGGCACGTCGGCGTCAGCTGGGGCATCGCCACGCTCCGGGCCGGCGGGACCTACGTCGTCATGGAGCGGTTCGATCTCTCCCGCTACCTCGACCTCGCCCGCGACCACCGGGCCACGATCGTCGCCGGCATGCCGCCGGTGATCCACTCCCTCCTCCAGACCCCGCCGGGGACCGAGACGGCGCTCGCCACCGCCCGGGTGATGATCAGCGGCGGCGGACCCCTGACGCCCGGGGTCTGGAAGCCCTTCCACGAGCGGTTTAACATCCCGATCGTCAACGCCTACGGCCTCTCCGAGACGGTCGTCGTCGGGACCGGGACCGCGATCCGCCCCGAGCACTACGCGACCGCAGACGAATTCCGGAGCGTCGGCACCCCGGTCGGGTTCTCGGAGGTGAAGATCGTCGCCGCGGACGATCCCGGCCGGGAACTTCCGCCCGGCGAGGACGGGGAGATCGCCCTCCGCGGGCCGGGGGTGGCGCTCGGCTACTGGCAGATGCCCGAGGAGACCGGCGCCGCCTTCCTCCCCGACGGCTGGTTCCTGACCGGCGACGTCGGCCACCTGGACAGGACCGGGATGCTCTATATCACCGACCGCAAAAAGGACATGATCGTCATGTCGGGCTGGAAGGTCTACCCGACCGAGGTCGAGGACGTGCTCGTCCAGCACCCGGGCGTCCGCGACGCGGCGGTCTTCGGGTGCAGCGACGAGCACCGGGGGGAGGTGCCGGTCGCCGTGGTGGTCCCCTCCGGCGAGGACGTCGCTCCCGACGATATCATCGCCTTCGCCCGCGAGCGCCTCGCGGGCTACAAGGTTCCCCGCCGGGTCATCCTCGCCGGCGAGATTCCCCGGGTGAACGGGTGGAAACTCCTGCGGAAGCGTCTGCGGGAAGAGTACTGCGCCGCCGCCGGCGTGCAGGATCGCACCTGA
- a CDS encoding RAD55 family ATPase, giving the protein MADITRRSTGIAGLDLALEGGFPPGTRIIISGSPLSGLELLAQQFWQAEEGTGAYLMLDAVPLEGMTDARGMDAAALIAAMQGERIVVDSLSTLIAAWGVDAATEFVLEDTRAIIEGGANIVYLLYTDLHTPHEEARMMRAADIFITLRHQVHGNEFERTLAIEKLKDANVPQRVIPYHIIARGLELSTTSRVV; this is encoded by the coding sequence GTGGCAGACATCACCAGACGTTCAACAGGAATCGCGGGCCTGGACCTTGCACTCGAAGGGGGATTTCCGCCGGGCACCCGCATCATCATCTCCGGATCTCCCCTGAGCGGCCTCGAACTCCTTGCACAGCAGTTCTGGCAGGCGGAAGAAGGAACAGGTGCTTACCTGATGCTCGATGCCGTGCCGCTGGAAGGCATGACCGACGCACGGGGTATGGACGCCGCTGCACTGATCGCGGCCATGCAGGGCGAGAGGATCGTCGTGGACTCCCTCTCCACGCTGATCGCCGCCTGGGGGGTAGACGCGGCTACCGAGTTCGTCCTCGAGGACACCCGCGCGATCATCGAAGGAGGGGCGAACATCGTCTACCTCCTCTACACCGATCTGCACACCCCGCATGAGGAGGCGCGGATGATGCGTGCCGCCGACATCTTCATCACCCTCAGGCACCAGGTCCACGGCAACGAGTTCGAGCGGACGCTCGCCATCGAGAAACTCAAAGATGCAAACGTGCCGCAACGGGTGATCCCCTACCACATCATCGCGAGAGGCCTTGAACTCTCGACGACGAGCAGGGTGGTCTAG
- a CDS encoding cysteine desulfurase family protein, with the protein MEERIYLDHAAAMPVHPGVLRFGRQFPGEFAGNPSTLYQEGLAAQEAVSRAREQVASLVGASDTASIVFCSGATEANNIAVRGTALRNAKRGKNVVASAIEHISVLNPAKDLQKSGFSLTLAPVDHYGTIDLDALRKAVTPETVVASVHYANNEIGTVEPVREVAEIVHDRGGILHVDATDAAGRIPIDVERDGIDLLTLSGNQLGGPQGVGALYIRPGVRVQPVLVGGGQERGLRPGTENVFSIACMGEAARLAGEEMPGESRRLRAIRDRLISGITEMEEAYLTGHPTERLPHHASFRFSRIEGESIQLAMDMLGIAVATGSACTSRTLEASHVLLAIGLAHDEAHGSMVATLGRTNSPDEVPRIVRAVEETVKRLRAITPL; encoded by the coding sequence ATGGAGGAGCGAATCTATCTCGACCACGCGGCGGCGATGCCGGTCCACCCGGGGGTTCTCCGGTTCGGGAGGCAGTTCCCGGGCGAATTCGCCGGCAACCCCTCCACGCTCTACCAGGAGGGGCTCGCGGCGCAGGAAGCCGTTTCCCGGGCGCGGGAGCAGGTAGCGTCGCTCGTCGGCGCGAGCGACACGGCCTCGATCGTCTTTTGCAGCGGGGCGACCGAAGCGAACAACATCGCCGTCCGGGGCACCGCACTCCGGAATGCGAAACGGGGGAAAAACGTCGTCGCGAGCGCCATCGAGCACATATCCGTGCTGAACCCGGCAAAAGACCTGCAGAAGAGCGGGTTCTCTCTTACACTCGCTCCGGTCGACCATTACGGCACGATCGACCTCGACGCTCTCAGGAAGGCGGTCACGCCGGAGACCGTTGTTGCGTCGGTCCACTACGCGAACAACGAGATCGGGACGGTCGAGCCGGTCCGGGAGGTGGCGGAGATCGTCCACGACCGGGGCGGGATCCTCCATGTGGACGCCACCGATGCCGCGGGAAGGATACCGATCGACGTGGAGCGTGACGGCATCGACCTTCTCACCCTCTCGGGAAACCAGCTCGGGGGGCCGCAGGGGGTCGGGGCGCTCTACATCCGCCCGGGGGTCCGGGTCCAGCCGGTCCTCGTCGGGGGCGGGCAGGAGCGCGGTCTCCGGCCGGGGACCGAGAACGTCTTCTCGATCGCCTGCATGGGCGAGGCGGCCCGGCTTGCAGGGGAGGAGATGCCGGGGGAGAGCAGACGGCTCCGGGCGATCCGGGACCGGCTTATCTCCGGCATCACGGAGATGGAGGAGGCCTACCTGACCGGCCACCCGACTGAGCGCCTCCCGCACCACGCGAGTTTCCGCTTCTCCCGGATCGAGGGCGAGAGCATACAGCTCGCCATGGACATGCTCGGGATCGCGGTCGCCACCGGGTCGGCGTGCACCTCAAGGACGCTCGAGGCCTCCCACGTCCTCCTCGCCATCGGGCTCGCCCACGACGAGGCGCACGGGTCGATGGTCGCGACGCTCGGGCGCACGAACAGCCCGGACGAGGTGCCCCGGATCGTCAGGGCCGTCGAAGAAACAGTTAAACGCCTGCGGGCCATTACACCGCTGTAG
- a CDS encoding sulfurtransferase TusA family protein yields the protein MAAGGYVDAKGAYCQAPVILLKEGMDRLASGEILKVEVDNAPTEEDVRVWARRMGHEIVSEEKDGEKITFSIRKGA from the coding sequence ATGGCTGCCGGAGGCTACGTGGATGCAAAGGGAGCCTACTGCCAGGCGCCGGTCATCCTGCTCAAAGAGGGGATGGACAGGCTCGCGAGCGGCGAGATCCTGAAGGTCGAGGTGGACAATGCCCCCACGGAGGAGGACGTCCGGGTCTGGGCAAGGCGGATGGGCCACGAGATCGTGAGCGAAGAGAAGGATGGAGAGAAGATCACCTTCTCCATCCGGAAAGGAGCGTGA
- a CDS encoding DsrE family protein, with protein sequence MARILYIQTSGTDTPERLYAPFVLAMTARSMDMDADIYFMIKGVTVVKKGAAEEIQVGNFPKLSEIMHQAIASGAKIYICEQSTQLLGMARGDFIAEGQVVGALTLNDLAVDADAVITF encoded by the coding sequence ATGGCACGGATACTTTACATCCAGACCAGCGGCACCGATACCCCCGAGCGGCTGTACGCACCGTTCGTTCTCGCGATGACGGCGCGCAGCATGGACATGGACGCCGACATCTACTTCATGATCAAGGGGGTGACGGTCGTCAAGAAGGGCGCCGCAGAGGAGATCCAGGTCGGGAACTTCCCGAAACTCTCCGAGATCATGCACCAGGCAATCGCTTCCGGGGCAAAGATCTACATCTGCGAGCAGAGCACCCAGCTCCTCGGCATGGCACGGGGCGACTTCATCGCGGAGGGGCAGGTCGTGGGCGCGCTCACCTTAAACGATCTCGCCGTCGACGCCGACGCGGTCATCACGTTTTAG
- the nifU gene encoding Fe-S cluster assembly scaffold protein NifU → MADQIGYSQKVMEHFMNPHNVGVIENPDGYGKVGNPVCGDLMEIFIRVKDDVIEDIRFRTFGCGSAIATSSMVTDLAKGKTLDEAMKITRDDVATELEGLPPRKMHCSNLAADALHAAIQDYREKQKKE, encoded by the coding sequence ATGGCAGACCAGATCGGATACAGCCAGAAGGTGATGGAGCACTTCATGAACCCGCACAACGTCGGGGTGATCGAGAACCCGGACGGCTACGGCAAGGTCGGCAACCCCGTCTGCGGGGATCTCATGGAGATCTTCATCAGGGTCAAAGACGACGTCATCGAGGATATCAGGTTCCGGACGTTCGGGTGCGGATCGGCGATCGCCACGAGCAGCATGGTGACCGATCTCGCCAAAGGAAAGACGCTCGACGAGGCGATGAAGATCACCCGCGACGACGTGGCGACCGAACTCGAGGGGCTGCCGCCCCGGAAGATGCACTGCTCGAACCTCGCGGCGGACGCGCTCCACGCGGCGATCCAGGACTACCGGGAGAAACAGAAGAAAGAGTGA